The proteins below come from a single Edaphobacter acidisoli genomic window:
- the meaB gene encoding methylmalonyl Co-A mutase-associated GTPase MeaB: protein MSDSIQPMMERLRAGDVRVLARAVSVVEDRLPEAAELLAACRQSAVRALRIGVTGPPGAGKSTLVDQLARLLRAEGKTVAVLAVDPSSPFTGGALLGDRIRMQGFADDDGVFIRSMASRGAMGGIARAAADVCTVMEAAGRETVLIETVGVGQDEVDVVGLADVAVVVLAPGMGDDVQSLKAGLMEVADVFAVNKADRGGAEAVEAEITSMQALASEHGAWVPPVVRTVATTGDGVSALLSAARHCAAQKSARRERIRASVKLDQLRLDHMGVAVRSIAAARGFYEALGLSVTHEETVEHEKVKTAMLPLGDTRIELLEATEADSVIGRFIEKRGEGLHHIAVYVPGVDAAFERMKAQGVRLASNAVRVGAGGHRYFFVHPSSTGGVLLEIVGEDKA, encoded by the coding sequence GTGAGCGACTCGATACAGCCAATGATGGAGCGGTTGCGCGCAGGCGATGTGCGTGTGCTGGCGCGTGCGGTGTCGGTGGTCGAGGACCGGCTGCCTGAGGCGGCGGAGCTGCTTGCTGCGTGCCGCCAATCTGCGGTGCGAGCACTGAGGATTGGCGTAACTGGGCCTCCGGGAGCAGGGAAGAGCACGCTGGTAGACCAGTTGGCTCGACTTCTACGTGCGGAGGGGAAGACGGTTGCGGTGCTGGCGGTTGATCCGTCGAGCCCTTTTACTGGTGGCGCTCTGCTGGGCGACCGCATTCGGATGCAGGGGTTCGCGGACGATGATGGCGTGTTTATTCGCAGCATGGCTTCGCGTGGTGCGATGGGCGGGATTGCCCGCGCGGCTGCCGATGTTTGCACGGTGATGGAGGCTGCGGGGCGCGAGACGGTTCTGATTGAGACTGTCGGGGTTGGACAGGATGAGGTGGATGTTGTTGGGCTCGCGGATGTGGCTGTTGTCGTGCTGGCTCCTGGGATGGGCGACGATGTGCAGAGCTTGAAGGCCGGGTTGATGGAAGTGGCGGATGTCTTTGCTGTGAACAAGGCTGATCGTGGTGGTGCGGAGGCTGTCGAGGCGGAGATTACATCAATGCAGGCGCTGGCCAGTGAGCATGGTGCGTGGGTGCCACCAGTTGTGCGAACGGTAGCTACTACAGGCGATGGCGTTTCAGCGTTGCTCTCGGCAGCGCGTCATTGTGCGGCACAGAAGAGTGCGCGGCGTGAAAGGATTCGAGCGAGTGTGAAGCTCGACCAGCTAAGGCTCGATCACATGGGCGTGGCCGTGCGAAGTATTGCTGCAGCGCGCGGATTTTATGAAGCGCTGGGGCTTTCCGTCACGCATGAGGAGACGGTAGAGCATGAGAAGGTAAAAACAGCGATGCTCCCACTGGGAGACACGCGGATTGAGCTGCTGGAGGCGACCGAGGCGGATTCTGTGATTGGGCGTTTCATTGAGAAGCGTGGTGAGGGGTTGCATCACATTGCTGTGTATGTGCCGGGAGTGGATGCGGCGTTTGAGCGCATGAAGGCTCAGGGCGTGCGGCTGGCCAGTAATGCGGTTCGTGTGGGTGCGGGCGGGCATCGCTACTTTTTCGTGCATCCTTCGAGCACGGGCGGTGTTCTGCTGGAGATTGTTGGCGAGGATAAGGCTTAA
- the tsaB gene encoding tRNA (adenosine(37)-N6)-threonylcarbamoyltransferase complex dimerization subunit type 1 TsaB: MRFLLIHTSGAEGSVALASDSGVLASAPLPGRSASERLLPAVRRLMESAGWRLPDLTAVVVVNGPGSFTGVRVGLSAAKGLCEAGGVPMIAVSRLALVAAAIDDVVVHAVLDAGRGEFYCGEYAGRRMVREALLHGDEVRAVVGNGTVVVCEPKVAEAFRDLNPQMVCEPSAEAALPFALERARTGTFDDVALKDANYLRRTDLEIQARLRTAQ, from the coding sequence ATGCGGTTTTTGCTGATCCATACTTCGGGCGCGGAGGGCAGCGTGGCGCTTGCGTCAGACTCAGGTGTGCTTGCGTCTGCGCCGTTGCCAGGACGAAGTGCGTCGGAGCGGCTGCTGCCTGCTGTGCGGCGGTTGATGGAGTCTGCTGGATGGAGACTGCCCGACCTGACGGCGGTCGTAGTGGTCAATGGGCCGGGCTCCTTTACGGGAGTACGCGTGGGTTTGAGCGCGGCCAAGGGATTGTGTGAAGCTGGCGGAGTGCCAATGATTGCTGTTTCACGGTTGGCTTTGGTGGCAGCCGCGATCGATGACGTCGTGGTTCATGCTGTGCTCGACGCTGGGCGTGGGGAGTTTTACTGCGGTGAGTACGCCGGTCGGCGAATGGTGCGCGAGGCCTTGCTGCATGGGGATGAAGTGCGCGCAGTTGTGGGGAATGGAACGGTAGTGGTATGCGAGCCGAAGGTTGCTGAGGCTTTTAGGGATTTGAATCCGCAGATGGTGTGCGAGCCTTCGGCTGAAGCGGCGCTGCCGTTTGCGCTCGAGCGAGCTCGAACGGGGACTTTCGACGATGTTGCATTGAAAGATGCGAACTATCTACGTCGAACCGATCTAGAGATACAGGCCAGGCTGAGGACCGCGCAGTGA
- a CDS encoding GNAT family N-acetyltransferase: MKLPELRVRAAAVGDIAAVVELERGIAEAPHWNEADYGAILCGSGVRRCLLLADVGGELAGFAVGKVVVAGSEALAELESVAVRSDMRRKGVGSALCEAVAAWCLAQGAAELELEVRSCSIDALRLYERLGFESVGTRRAYYRDPDDDAVLMRLKLI, translated from the coding sequence GTGAAGTTGCCCGAGTTGCGTGTTCGGGCAGCGGCCGTAGGCGACATCGCAGCCGTAGTCGAGCTGGAGCGTGGCATTGCTGAAGCACCGCACTGGAACGAAGCTGACTATGGTGCGATTTTGTGCGGAAGTGGTGTGCGTCGTTGTCTGCTTTTAGCAGACGTTGGCGGCGAACTTGCCGGATTTGCGGTGGGCAAAGTTGTCGTGGCTGGTTCGGAAGCTTTGGCTGAGCTTGAGAGCGTGGCCGTTCGCAGCGACATGCGGAGGAAAGGCGTGGGATCTGCATTGTGCGAAGCTGTGGCAGCATGGTGCCTGGCGCAAGGTGCGGCGGAGTTGGAGTTGGAGGTACGCTCTTGCAGCATAGACGCGCTTCGGTTGTATGAGCGGCTTGGCTTTGAATCCGTCGGGACTCGCCGCGCGTATTACCGCGATCCGGACGACGATGCAGTTTTGATGAGATTGAAGCTGATTTAA
- a CDS encoding YdcH family protein, translating into MQTARFTELPQASSLPSIHQLMQEHSLYDRRLETLRAKVYLTEAEKMEEVRLKKMKLHLKDEMERLRRLGAPSPEN; encoded by the coding sequence ATGCAGACCGCCAGGTTTACGGAGCTTCCACAGGCCTCGTCGCTTCCCTCGATCCATCAACTCATGCAGGAACACAGCCTGTACGACCGCAGGCTGGAGACACTGCGCGCCAAGGTTTACCTGACCGAAGCGGAGAAGATGGAAGAGGTTAGGCTTAAAAAGATGAAGCTGCATCTGAAAGATGAGATGGAACGGCTGAGGCGTCTCGGTGCGCCGTCGCCCGAAAACTGA
- a CDS encoding phosphatidylserine decarboxylase, protein MVKDGFFYALGLGAVAAVLWYLHMPVFLVALPILLAAFFLWFFRDPERVIPQGPGQIVSPGDGLVTEAEWIETTGGSRLRISIFLNVFDVHVNRAPAGGVVKVCEFRKGEFMNAMKPQSVLNNEQTLITIDAGGYEVSFKQIAGLLARRIVCNLKVGDRVERGQRVGLIKFGSRVDVLLPAEAELKVKTGSRVRGGASVLAVVPEQSNLTGVA, encoded by the coding sequence ATGGTGAAAGATGGATTCTTTTACGCCTTAGGACTTGGGGCGGTTGCGGCGGTGCTGTGGTATCTGCACATGCCTGTGTTTCTGGTGGCGTTGCCCATTCTGCTGGCAGCGTTTTTTCTCTGGTTCTTCCGCGACCCGGAGCGGGTAATTCCGCAGGGCCCCGGGCAGATTGTCTCCCCCGGAGACGGGTTGGTGACAGAGGCTGAGTGGATCGAAACGACAGGCGGCAGCAGGCTTCGGATCAGCATCTTTCTGAATGTCTTCGATGTTCATGTCAACCGTGCTCCTGCAGGTGGCGTGGTGAAGGTGTGCGAGTTTCGCAAGGGTGAGTTCATGAATGCGATGAAGCCGCAGTCGGTGCTGAATAACGAGCAGACGCTGATTACCATCGACGCCGGCGGCTATGAGGTCAGCTTCAAGCAAATCGCCGGACTGCTGGCGCGGCGGATCGTCTGTAACCTGAAGGTCGGTGATCGGGTGGAACGCGGGCAGCGCGTGGGGCTTATCAAGTTTGGCTCGCGCGTCGATGTGTTGCTTCCAGCAGAGGCCGAGCTGAAGGTGAAGACGGGCTCTCGCGTGCGCGGAGGCGCCTCGGTACTGGCTGTGGTTCCTGAGCAGAGCAATCTGACCGGAGTGGCCTGA
- the pssA gene encoding CDP-diacylglycerol--serine O-phosphatidyltransferase, with product MDEHALEELDEMGADPDTRRRQPSRGMFLLPSLFTAGNMAAGFYAITQSVQGSLFDTSYFDRAALAIGIAVLFDGVDGIVARATNTTSAFGRELDSLADVITFGVAPSLLAYIWGFRMIPALSNPDLRGQIVHLGVFICFIFLICGASRLARFNISINPQPRNPGRPGKKYFVGMPIPAGAGVIASVIHFQKGSPIDNPWIALVWVALIGFTSFLMVSNWRFWSAKEMTSGKRRPFQLVAVIAVFGALIVLYHRYMLIILAMVYLVSGVLARLAYSWGRRRRHA from the coding sequence ATGGACGAACACGCGCTGGAAGAGTTGGACGAGATGGGCGCCGACCCAGACACTCGGCGGAGACAGCCAAGCCGTGGCATGTTTCTGCTGCCATCTCTGTTTACGGCGGGCAACATGGCTGCTGGATTTTATGCCATCACGCAGAGCGTGCAGGGGTCCCTGTTCGACACCTCGTACTTTGACCGTGCCGCGCTGGCAATTGGAATTGCGGTGCTGTTCGATGGTGTAGATGGTATTGTTGCGCGCGCGACGAATACGACCAGCGCGTTCGGCCGCGAACTGGATTCGTTGGCCGATGTCATTACATTTGGTGTTGCGCCCAGCCTGCTTGCATATATCTGGGGTTTTCGGATGATCCCGGCGTTATCGAATCCGGACTTGCGCGGCCAGATCGTGCATCTTGGCGTGTTCATCTGTTTCATCTTTTTGATCTGCGGAGCAAGTCGGCTCGCACGATTCAACATCAGCATCAACCCGCAGCCGAGGAACCCTGGCCGTCCGGGCAAGAAGTATTTTGTTGGGATGCCGATTCCAGCTGGTGCTGGCGTGATCGCCTCTGTTATTCACTTTCAAAAAGGTTCACCGATCGACAATCCATGGATTGCACTGGTTTGGGTGGCTCTGATCGGTTTCACTAGTTTCCTGATGGTGAGCAATTGGCGTTTCTGGAGCGCGAAAGAGATGACATCGGGCAAGCGCAGACCGTTCCAATTAGTTGCTGTGATTGCGGTATTCGGTGCGCTGATTGTTCTGTATCACCGCTACATGCTCATCATTCTGGCGATGGTGTATCTGGTCTCCGGTGTTCTGGCACGGCTGGCATATTCGTGGGGCAGGCGTCGCAGGCACGCATAG
- a CDS encoding Asd/ArgC dimerization domain-containing protein — protein MANETYRIGIVGAASLVGKELSDALGESLLATSDVVLLDDEESEGQMTASGDEVAFIQRLGPSSFERLDFVFFASDSSVTKRHWEKARQAGATILDLTYALEGKKGVLVRSPWVAEVLEALEAGKPHKGKEPDLNTHAVVVAHPAAMMIALAAARLRAQLPLVAVAATVMEPASQHGRAAMDELHQQTVNLLSFQGLPREQYDAQTAFNLLPKLGEAAAVKFAEVGQKIREEYAALVGSSLPSLALNMAQAPVFHGYVVSMLIELAQPVTLEQVETALAGEHIDIVGTESDPPSNLSATGQENVMLRVTSGTGGMGLENRFWLWMAADNLKLIALNAIACALELRKLRPLGKVQ, from the coding sequence ATGGCGAATGAGACGTATCGGATTGGAATTGTAGGAGCAGCATCGCTGGTAGGTAAAGAATTGAGCGACGCCTTGGGCGAGTCGCTGCTTGCAACATCAGACGTCGTGCTGCTCGATGATGAAGAATCTGAAGGCCAGATGACAGCATCGGGTGATGAGGTCGCGTTCATCCAGCGGTTGGGGCCGTCATCGTTTGAGCGTTTGGATTTTGTCTTCTTTGCATCTGACTCCAGCGTGACTAAGAGGCATTGGGAAAAGGCGCGGCAGGCAGGCGCAACTATCCTTGACCTGACGTATGCGTTGGAAGGCAAAAAAGGTGTTTTGGTCCGTTCGCCTTGGGTGGCCGAAGTGCTTGAAGCGCTAGAAGCAGGCAAGCCGCACAAGGGCAAAGAGCCTGATTTGAACACCCATGCGGTTGTCGTAGCGCATCCTGCTGCGATGATGATTGCTCTGGCTGCAGCGAGACTACGCGCGCAACTGCCACTAGTGGCGGTTGCGGCAACGGTGATGGAGCCAGCTTCGCAGCATGGACGTGCTGCGATGGACGAGCTTCATCAACAAACGGTGAACCTGCTCTCGTTCCAGGGCTTGCCTCGCGAACAGTATGACGCGCAGACCGCATTCAATCTATTGCCAAAGCTTGGCGAAGCTGCTGCGGTGAAGTTTGCAGAGGTGGGGCAGAAAATCCGTGAGGAGTATGCCGCGTTGGTGGGCAGCAGCCTGCCATCATTGGCCTTGAACATGGCGCAGGCGCCGGTGTTTCACGGCTATGTAGTCTCGATGTTGATTGAGCTGGCGCAGCCGGTGACACTAGAGCAGGTCGAGACGGCGCTTGCTGGTGAACACATCGACATCGTCGGCACGGAGTCCGACCCTCCGAGCAATTTGAGCGCGACTGGGCAGGAAAATGTGATGTTGCGAGTCACCTCTGGCACGGGCGGCATGGGACTAGAAAACCGGTTCTGGCTGTGGATGGCTGCCGACAATCTGAAGCTGATTGCACTGAATGCGATTGCCTGCGCATTGGAATTGCGGAAGTTGAGGCCTTTGGGCAAAGTGCAGTAA
- the mak gene encoding fructokinase has product MKNPEMRIGIDLGGTKIEALAIDSKGAELVRHRIHTPRDDYDATIAAMVGLVHLIEKETGRVGTVGAGIPGSISSVSGLVKNANSTWLNGRPLHRDLTAALGREVRVANDANCLAVSEATDGAAAGKRVVFGVILGTGCGGGVAIDGHVHAGPNGVGGEWGHNPLPWPKETENPGPRCYCGKQGCMEMWISGTGVALDYKNVTGKQKTAREIMADFETGEGDAVAAVERLEDRLARGLANVINMLDPDVFVVGGGLSKTSHLYQALPELLPKYVFGREVATPVLQAKYGDSSGVRGAAWLWPSI; this is encoded by the coding sequence ATGAAGAATCCGGAGATGCGCATCGGTATCGATCTTGGTGGCACCAAAATCGAAGCGCTCGCCATTGACAGCAAGGGTGCGGAGCTGGTGCGGCACCGTATCCACACGCCGCGAGATGATTATGACGCTACGATCGCGGCGATGGTGGGATTAGTTCACCTGATCGAGAAAGAGACTGGCCGCGTCGGGACGGTCGGCGCTGGCATTCCAGGCAGCATCTCATCGGTGAGCGGGTTGGTGAAGAATGCCAACTCTACGTGGCTGAACGGACGCCCTCTGCACCGCGATTTGACGGCTGCTCTGGGACGCGAAGTACGCGTGGCAAACGATGCCAACTGCCTTGCCGTTTCTGAGGCGACGGATGGTGCGGCGGCGGGCAAGCGTGTCGTGTTTGGCGTGATTCTCGGAACGGGATGTGGCGGAGGAGTTGCCATTGATGGCCATGTTCATGCTGGGCCGAACGGTGTGGGTGGTGAGTGGGGACACAACCCGCTGCCATGGCCGAAAGAAACTGAGAACCCTGGTCCACGGTGCTACTGCGGAAAGCAAGGGTGCATGGAGATGTGGATCTCCGGCACAGGAGTAGCATTGGACTATAAGAATGTAACGGGCAAGCAGAAGACAGCTCGAGAAATTATGGCCGACTTTGAAACGGGTGAAGGAGACGCCGTTGCCGCTGTAGAGCGGCTAGAAGATCGATTGGCGCGCGGGCTGGCAAACGTGATTAATATGCTCGACCCCGATGTCTTCGTGGTTGGTGGAGGATTGTCGAAGACGAGTCATTTGTATCAGGCGCTTCCGGAGTTGCTGCCAAAGTATGTTTTTGGACGTGAAGTAGCGACACCTGTGTTGCAGGCGAAGTATGGCGATTCGAGCGGAGTACGCGGAGCGGCGTGGCTTTGGCCCAGTATCTGA
- a CDS encoding acido-empty-quinoprotein group A, whose translation MSFLQRTSIAITAVAFFLPLRHSLPAQNLASSAILHPAPDSWPTYHGDYSGKRHSHLTQITPQNVENLTLAWAFQTGQNAAIKSSPLLVDGILYFTVPDNIWAVDARSGHMLWHYNKPTDDGDHIGQRGVAMYEGWLYFLSPDGHLTSLDAKDGKARWTVQVADVTKGYWTTMAPLVIRDHVIVGVSGDFDNLTGYLRSIDPVTGATQWQWNSTPPEGTPNSTTGGMTWMTGTYDPDLNLLYWGTGNPTPVLSGKTRPGVNPYTCSIVALDPDTGKLAWGFSVSPHDTHDWDAVETPVLVDGDFQGRPRKMLMQASRNGYFFVIDRTNGKSLLTTTFGPVNWSLGVDKDGHPIPNPEKEPAPDGRLIAPDEGGLTNFRAPSFDPKTGLFIVDARPSYSIYFAKPADGEYGWAGADYGVWGNSVIEAIDYHTGKIRWSHDVGPGGSGAGVLTTDSGLTITGDAHGNVLALNTSDGKTLWHAGSGAAMQSSPTTYELDNRQYIMTSSGGVLFAWALPETAIAKSESR comes from the coding sequence ATGAGCTTCCTGCAAAGAACAAGCATTGCGATAACGGCAGTAGCGTTCTTCCTGCCGCTAAGACATTCTCTGCCCGCGCAAAACCTCGCCTCTTCAGCGATATTACACCCCGCCCCCGATAGTTGGCCCACCTATCACGGCGACTACTCCGGTAAGCGTCACAGCCACCTCACGCAAATCACGCCCCAGAACGTCGAGAACCTAACCTTGGCCTGGGCATTTCAAACTGGGCAGAACGCCGCAATCAAATCTTCACCTCTGCTGGTTGACGGCATCCTCTACTTCACAGTGCCAGACAATATCTGGGCTGTGGATGCCCGTTCAGGCCACATGCTTTGGCATTACAACAAGCCCACCGATGATGGTGATCACATCGGACAGCGCGGCGTTGCCATGTATGAAGGCTGGCTCTATTTCCTTTCACCGGACGGTCATCTGACCTCGCTCGACGCGAAAGACGGAAAGGCCCGATGGACCGTCCAAGTTGCTGACGTGACCAAGGGATACTGGACAACCATGGCTCCCCTCGTCATCCGAGATCATGTAATCGTTGGAGTTTCGGGCGATTTCGACAATTTGACCGGTTATCTCAGGTCGATCGACCCAGTCACTGGCGCCACGCAATGGCAATGGAATAGCACGCCACCTGAAGGCACGCCAAACAGCACCACGGGAGGCATGACGTGGATGACCGGTACCTACGATCCCGACCTGAACCTTCTCTACTGGGGCACCGGAAATCCCACGCCTGTCCTCAGCGGCAAAACTCGCCCAGGGGTGAATCCCTATACATGCAGCATCGTTGCACTCGATCCTGATACAGGGAAACTTGCATGGGGATTTTCCGTGTCTCCCCATGACACACACGACTGGGATGCCGTCGAGACTCCCGTACTGGTAGACGGCGACTTCCAGGGAAGGCCCCGCAAGATGCTCATGCAGGCTTCTCGCAATGGATACTTTTTCGTCATCGACAGAACCAACGGAAAGAGCCTGCTCACCACTACCTTCGGCCCAGTGAACTGGTCTCTCGGGGTCGACAAAGATGGCCACCCCATTCCCAATCCAGAAAAAGAACCCGCACCCGATGGCCGTCTGATCGCGCCCGATGAAGGCGGCCTGACAAACTTCCGCGCCCCTAGCTTCGATCCCAAAACCGGACTCTTCATCGTCGACGCCCGCCCAAGCTACAGCATCTACTTCGCCAAGCCGGCCGATGGCGAATACGGCTGGGCAGGCGCCGACTATGGTGTCTGGGGAAACAGCGTCATTGAAGCTATCGATTATCACACCGGAAAAATCCGCTGGTCCCACGATGTAGGACCCGGCGGTTCGGGTGCCGGCGTGCTCACCACTGACTCCGGCCTCACCATCACCGGCGACGCGCACGGCAATGTCCTCGCCCTCAATACCAGCGACGGCAAAACTCTCTGGCACGCCGGCTCAGGAGCAGCGATGCAAAGTTCACCAACCACCTACGAACTCGATAACCGCCAGTACATCATGACCAGCAGTGGCGGAGTGCTCTTTGCATGGGCGCTTCCTGAAACTGCTATTGCAAAATCTGAGTCTCGATAG
- a CDS encoding c-type cytochrome produces MRRRFHAPTLLAGIALTLLVPVARAEANQTDGAQSYAKHCAICHGEHREGILPGFPPLEEVKRQLNDSQMTDIIRVGKGRMPGFPKMPQPELSSLVRFLNTDDLVAAGASGLSKDEVDSGHRLFQRNCAFCHGRDAAGGETGPDLTRSKLVLADVKGDKISEVVRDGRPEKKMPAFNFSKDELQSLAAFIHFQQARAAAHPGGRRGVDVADLQTGNAAEGKQYFYGAGGCAKCHSPTGDLAGLASRLEGLQLEKQMLYPEDAKSHVTVVLPTGEKLTGVLAYRDEFTIGLRDSRGTYHSWSTSRVHYTVASPAEAHVQLFSKYTDADIHNLMAYLQTLR; encoded by the coding sequence ATGAGAAGAAGATTTCACGCTCCAACCCTGCTGGCGGGTATAGCTCTCACCTTGCTGGTTCCTGTCGCACGTGCAGAAGCAAATCAGACCGATGGAGCGCAGTCTTATGCCAAACATTGCGCCATCTGCCACGGTGAGCACCGCGAGGGCATCCTGCCCGGCTTTCCCCCATTGGAGGAGGTCAAGCGGCAGCTCAACGACAGTCAGATGACGGACATTATCCGTGTCGGTAAAGGCCGCATGCCCGGCTTCCCAAAGATGCCGCAACCGGAACTCTCGTCGCTCGTCAGGTTTTTGAACACAGACGATCTCGTCGCCGCTGGCGCGTCTGGCCTTTCTAAAGACGAAGTGGATAGCGGCCATCGCCTCTTCCAACGGAACTGCGCATTCTGCCACGGAAGAGACGCAGCCGGAGGAGAAACCGGCCCTGACCTCACTCGCTCGAAGCTGGTTCTAGCCGATGTCAAGGGCGACAAGATCAGCGAGGTCGTCCGGGACGGCCGCCCCGAAAAGAAGATGCCCGCCTTCAACTTCTCGAAGGATGAGCTTCAGAGCCTCGCGGCATTTATCCACTTCCAGCAAGCAAGAGCCGCCGCCCATCCCGGCGGCCGCCGTGGCGTCGATGTCGCGGATCTGCAAACAGGAAACGCCGCCGAAGGAAAGCAGTACTTCTACGGCGCCGGTGGCTGCGCGAAATGCCACTCGCCAACAGGAGACCTCGCAGGGCTCGCATCTCGCCTCGAGGGCCTTCAGTTGGAAAAGCAAATGCTTTATCCCGAAGACGCAAAGAGCCACGTCACCGTGGTCCTTCCCACGGGAGAAAAGCTAACTGGCGTGCTCGCCTACCGCGATGAGTTCACCATCGGTCTGCGCGACAGTCGAGGCACTTACCATTCATGGTCTACCAGCCGCGTTCACTACACCGTAGCTTCTCCTGCGGAAGCTCACGTGCAACTGTTCAGCAAATACACCGATGCCGACATCCATAATCTGATGGCATACCTGCAAACCCTTCGCTAA